The Lycium barbarum isolate Lr01 chromosome 12, ASM1917538v2, whole genome shotgun sequence genome includes a region encoding these proteins:
- the LOC132624893 gene encoding uncharacterized protein LOC132624893 isoform X3 — translation MNHKWESLKQDIWDAVRILLPDPQVLFSLLSSLNEFYRGLEQRSKRPADSEIGDKMSSRKKRKIDVANEDTDILVGGISYSPDAALALDGEAVINGDDTDDSKDEDYFGKLITGLWSLHSSPLPDSTIEDTEVLFYAKLLNALTIYYKTIPNMLEGLFDFFKILPNNPLVLPTMLQQTLLSLLQEHVGWSSKCEIATRVNSQMYKHLLPFLELLMFSPNNDIKDQAYILAKTSVYSTGAFDKNPKEISLWFFFIPGYSKDNMLGGAVGCDIYRKLSSPVLLFLRDAVIESGNKLFYYLDLLRSSLSGIPGAKDISPDFSSFTICILDKCLTLVTAESGAFSASEKSMVSSYVSNTLKYLLETQVDPLPLSSIIDLKLSERLDAPYDLDDSQCPCEWRPFKRLLHLSRKILQGTYRISSNIKEVVYTDSSFTRTVGEVQRLLKSESDGSLVGLTIGFCFSIACTTPTEIIQNFSLIVSVSNKLLGVPLSLLMQLFFSEPSLLNDASKRWPEIFFMGLERALARSSGGRTMDCESDAFSVFLERAPFYVLFPAVLDIDGLDLSDQSGLQNLLLAKLSEKTSDHLLSCFRYLLFWLNQAQLSYRNEQFEGLEKLSEACFLLLSRTLKKLLAEKSNSGGLDACSPSTTYFVKELVVTILDHPAVAAVLEYPSPVNSDFGCGIIEDSVDQFVESAKLKICKMDHHVLNLVKATSEFWMSFCDGQSSSSEVYQANKHVVSSFKNVVKKLGRTFKLKMNECLKSKNLIPLVPILYALHSLIHFISPFEVLESVHWMLSAIDLEDRSVWLTSALCVGLHIAGSAFGQLAAYMWHPHGKMPLYLFWGIQQEQYDVILYEKILLQVYDIATRFELDVADACLLKAVKVVKVYKAMQKQSHPFLKDTCRAVANIHVNILSHCMLKITKTKAEILFLVADISPLHLSVFGKLFSDMMNKYVAVKPCTVPPICDFSDEDALMLLPTVNLYLNSIPAKFGGHLCMLHEHIVSFYWGVLKQGFSIWKSYVSREIFKVEYVENLSMEAFLDLVSGSLLANTVLAVQFFFELRGDLVKVKKRLSIFNSVCSSDCSDLLEFDLSQDGAYSVEESLNVVNRTVAKIRLCRTLLFPEKRKFPSLLKKNAEVIASEDCSILDLARIRLLNLLVQSWQLIVNRCSLNVVDFRQMEVGSCSLFRYLEVYILRNVMEITTEMHDCLLNMDSLPFVEQLVKSSLVHRFYDPMTLGMLRAIISSVSEGKFSCISIIQLLLAHSQFAAAIRPSHISAGHSHFGMIFTPLPSIMRSYVPFTDEDAFGLKDSCKLSEERACQLELVKLLRLLFQIRAQQCDINNVKDIGINLGELVFLLLSSYGASMSAIDLEICSLMDEINSTNELSKGSMAKLDYLWGSALLKVRKENELRQSISSNLSEAEAVDDYRRIHFRENIPVDPKVCATTVLYFPYDRTVGPGFLKKPNKDYPDLRYEVHYADVEKLRVYDPIFILHFSVHCLSMGFIEPLEFASLGLLAITVVSISSPDDDTRKLGYEVLGRFKSALEKCQKRKDVMRLRLLMSYLQNGIEEPWQKISSITAILVAEASYVLLDPSHDHYSAISKYLMRSPSANMKGIPLFQTFFWSISNNFKTERLWMLRLLYSGLNMDDDAQIYIRNAIFETLFSFYVSPISDNESKELIVQIVKKSVRIPKMARYLVEQCGLISWSSCLVSSLSWSQCRRNSSAELTVILEALNEVVLSRHTVEWMQKYALEQLVEISCNLYKMLIEGVKMLKVNTQLVKLILQILRSALRISQKRKVYQPHFTLSVESLLQLCEVVDECCDGRQNLVAQIGLEAVLMSTPPVNILRMDQEKVAKFVSWATLTALQSNIEEVHAPENFACNMGLQSEEESDDSLISKLVRWLAASVIVGKHSLKFSNLHLCHSFDRSKLNNLLSLMEWNEQRCSGTDRTFQCAETLASSIYFLQQLQSTNYTVLPSVVSAICLLLSSSLSSAETDILACDASQLATLFSKINCPAEANPAWRWSFYQPWKDHSSELTDAEKLEENQACEMLLVVISKLLGRNSLHSHFISFQDVDKLGVFDWERRVVKPQ, via the exons ATGAACCACAAATGGGAATCCCTCAAGCAAGATATCTGGGATGCAGTTCGGATTTTGCTCCCCGATCCTCAAGTTCTGTTCTCCTTACTCTCTTCACTGAACGAATTTTACAGAGGTCTTGAGCAACGCTCAAAAAGACCCGCAGATTCTGAAATAGGAGATAAAATGAGCAGTAGGAAGAAGCGGAAAATTGATGTTGCGAATGAGGATACAGATATTCTAGTAGGGGGGATTAGTTACTCCCCTGATGCTGCTCTGGCCCTGGATGGTGAAGCAGTCATAAATGGAGATGACACTGATGATTCTAAAGATGAAGATTATTTTGGAAAGCTTATAACGGGACTCTGGAGTTTGCATTCTTCTCCCTTGCCAGACTCTACTATAGAAGACACAGAAGTGCTATTCTATGCCAAGTTGCTTAATGCTTTAACAATATATTAT AAAACAATACCTAATATGTTGGAAGGATTGTTTGATTTCTTCAAAATTCTACCAAACAACCCGCTGGTATTACCAACTATGTTGCAACAAACCCTGCTATCTCTGCTCCAAGAACATGTTGGTTGGTCCTCTAAATGCGAAATTGCAACAAGGGTTAACTCACAGATGTACAAGCATTTGCTTCCATTTCTGGAGTTGTTAATGTTTTCACCCAACAATGACATTAAAGATCAAGCATACATTCTAGCAAAGACATCAGTGTATAGTACTGGTGCATTTGACAAAAACCCAAAGGAAATTTCTTTATGGTTCTTCTTTATTCCTGGGTATAGCAAAGACAACATGCTTGGAGGAGCAGTAGGGTGTGATATCTACAGAAAATTGTCCTCTCCTGTTCTTCTTTTCCTACGTGATGCCGTGATTGAGTCTGGCAATAAGTTATTCTATTATTTGGATCTTTTAAGGTCTTCTTTGAGTGGCATACCAGGCGCCAAAG ATATATCTCCTGATTTTAGCTCTTTCACAATCTGCATCTTGGATAAGTGCCTAACATTGGTAACTGCTGAATCTGGTGCATTTTCTGCTTCCGAGAAGTCAATGGTTTCATCATACGTGTCCAATACCTTAAAGTATCTCCTGGAGACTCAG GTGGATCCATTACCTTTATCTTCAATAATTGATCTGAAGTTGTCTGAGAGACTTGATGCTCCCTATGACCTGGATGATTCTCAATGTCCCTGCGAGTGGCGGCCATTCAAGAGATTGCTCCATTTGTCACGGAAGATTTTGCAGGGAACTTACAGAATATCTTCCAACATCAAGGAAGTTGTGTATACTGACAGTTCTTTTACCCGTACTGTCGGTGAAGTCCAAAGATTGCTTAAGAGTGAGTCTGATGGTAGTCTGGTTGGATTGACAATTGGGTTTTGCTTTTCAATTGCATGCACAACACCAACTGAGATAATACAGAATTTCTCTTTAATAGTATCTGTCTCGAATAAATTGCTTGGGGTCCCTCTGTCACTGTTGATGCAACTATTTTTTTCAGAACCTAGTCTTCTGAATGATGCTTCTAAGAGATGGCCAGAAATCTTCTTCATGGGTCTGGAAAGGGCCTTAGCTAGGTCAAGTGGTGGGAGAACAATGGACTGCGAGTCTGATGCATTTTCCGTATTTTTGGAGCGTGCACCTTTTTATGTTCTCTTTCCAGCTGTTCTAGATATTGATGGACTGGATTTGTCTGATCAATCAGGATTGCAAAACTTGCTTCTGGCAAAGCTTTCAGAGAAGACATCTGATCATCTTCTTTCTTGTTTCCGCTATTTACTCTTTTGGTTGAATCAAGCTCAGTTATCCTATAGAAATGAGCAGTTCGAGGGACTTGAAAAGCTCTCCGAAGCTTGCTTCCTTCTTCTAAGCCGCACGCTGAAAAAATTGTTGGCTGAAAAGTCTAATTCTGGTGGTTTAGACGCCTGTAGTCCTTCCACAACTTACTTTGTTAAAGAGTTGGTTGTGACTATCCTTGATCACCCTGCTGTGGCAGCAGTGCTGGAGTACCCATCCCCTGTTAATAGTGATTTTGGATGTGGAATAATTGAGGATAGTGTAGACCAGTTTGTTGAATCAGCTAAACTGAAAATTTGCAAGATGGATCATCATGTGCTGAATTTGGTAAAAGCGACTTCTGAGTTCTGGATGTCTTTCTGCGATGGCCAAAGCTCCTCATCTGAAGTTTATCAGGCCAATAAACATGTTGTGAGTTCATTCAAAAATGTGGTAAAGAAACTTGGTCGGACATTTAAGCTCAAGATGAACGAATGTTTGAAGTCCAAGAACTTAATACCTTTAGTTCCTATATTATATGCTCTACATAGTCTGATTCATTTCATATCTCCCTTTGAGGTTCTTGAATCGGTCCATTGGATGCTTTCTGCAATTGACCTGGAGGATCGTTCTGTTTGGCTGACTTCAGCTCTCTGTGTTGGATTACACATTGCTGGTTCTGCATTTGGTCAACTGGCGGCATACATGTGGCACCCACATGGAAAAATGCCTCTTTACTTGTTCTGGGGAATTCAACAGGAACAATATGATGTCATCCTCTATGAGAAAATCCTTTTGCAAGTATATGATATTGCCACTCGATTTGAACTTGATGTTGCTGATGCCTGTCTGCTCAAAGCTGTAAAAGTTGTGAAAGTATATAAAGCTATGCAGAAGCAAAGCCATCCTTTTCTTAAGGATACATGTAGAGCTGTGGCTAATATTCATGTCAATATCCTTTCTCATTGCATGCTTAAAATAACCAAAACAAAGGCTGAAATCTTGTTTCTTGTTGCTGATATAAGCCCCCTGCATCTGTCAGTATTTGGGAAGTTATTTTCAGACATGATGAATAAATATGTGGCAGTCAAGCCTTGTACAGTACCACCAATTTGTGATTTTTCTGATGAAGACGCGCTGATGCTTCTTCCCACTGTTAACCTGTACTTAAATTCAATTCCGGCAAAATTTGGGGGCCATCTTTGCATGCTTCATGAGCATATAGTTTCTTTTTATTGGGGAGTACTCAAGCAAGGTTTCTCTATCTGGAAAAGTTACGTTTCCAGGGAGATATTTAAGGTAGAATATGTTGAAAACCTTTCAATGGAAGCTTTTCTGGATCTTGTCTCAGGTAGTCTTCTCGCGAATACTGTTCTTGCAGTTCAATTTTTCTTTGAATTAAGAGGCGATTTGGTGAAAGTGAAAAAGCGCTTGAGTATATTCAATTCTGTTTGCTCAAGTGATTGTAGTGATCTGCTGGAGTTTGATCTCTCTCAAGATGGTGCTTATTCAGTTGAGGAGTCCTTGAATGTTGTCAACAGGACTGTTGCAAAAATACGTTTGTGCAGAACACTTTTATTCCCTGAGAAGAGGAAGTTTCCGTCTCTGCTGAAGAAAAATGCAGAAGTGATTGCTTCAGAAGATTGCTCCATTTTAGACTTGGCAAGAATCCGGCTTTTGAATTTGTTGGTTCAATCCTGGCAGCTTATTGTCAATAGATGCTCTTTGAACGTTGTTGACTTCAGGCAAATGGAGGTTGGAAGCTGTTCCTTGTTTAGATATTTGGAAGTATATATTCTAAGAAATGTAATGGAAATAACAACGGAGATGCATGATTGTCTTCTGAATATGGATTCTCTTCCATTTGTAGAGCAACTTGTTAAGTCATCTCTTGTGCATAGGTTTTATGATCCTATGACACTGGGGATGCTCCGAGCTATTATCTCATCAGTATCTGAGGGGAAGTTCTCTTGTATTTCAATTATTCAACTATTGCTTGCACATTCTCAATTTGCAGCTGCCATCCGTCCTTCTCACATCTCAGCTGGTCATTCTCACTTTGGGATGATATTTACTCCTTTGCCTAGTATCATGAGATCGTACGTTCCATTTACTGATGAAGATGCCTTCGGCTTAAAAGATAGTTGTAAACTATCTGAGGAACGTGCTTGCCAGTTGGAACTTGTGAAGTTGCTTAGGTTGCTTTTCCAAATCAGGGCTCAACAATGTGATATTAATAATGTAAAAGACATTGGAATAAATTTGGGGGAGCTGGTCTTCTTGCTGTTGTCTTCTTATGGTGCTAGTATGAGTGCGATTGACTTGGAGATCTGCAGCTTAATGGATGAAATCAATTCGACTAATGAATTGAGCAAAGGAAGTATGGCTAAATTGGATTACCTATGGGGTAGTGCGCTGCTGAAAGTCAGAAAAGAAAATGAACTGAGGCAGAGTATCTCTAGTAATTTGAGTGAAGCTGAAGCAGTTGATGACTACCGAAGAATCCACTTCAGAGAAAACATTCCCGTTGACCCCAAAGTTTGTGCAACTACTGTGCTTTATTTCCCATATGATAGAACAGTTGGTCCAGGGTTTCTCAAAAAACCTAACAAGGATTATCCTGACTTAAGATATGAG GTACATTATGCAGATGTTGAGAAACTCCGCGTGTATGATCCCATTTTTATTTTGCACTTCTCAGTTCACTGTCTTTCTATGGGTTTTATTGAGCCCTTGGAGTTTGCTAGCTTAGGCTTGCTTGCCATTACTGTTGTTAGTATATCTTCACCTGATGATGACACGAGGAAACTAGGTTACGAGGTTCTTGGAAGATTCAAGAGTGCACTGGAG AAATGTCAGAAGAGGAAGGATGTGATGCGACTGCGTCTCCTAATGTCGTACTTGCAAAATGGTATTGAAGAGCCTTGGCAGAAGATTTCATCCATAACTGCCATACTTGTTGCAGAGGCTTCTTATGTACTTTTGGATCCTTCACATGACCATTATTCAGCAATAAGTAAATATCTGATGCGCTCTCCAAGTGCAAATATGAAG GGTATACCATTGTTCCAGACTTTTTTCTGGAGTATCTCAAATAATTTCAAAACAGAGAGGTTGTGGATGCTACGTCTATTGTACTCAGGATTGAATATGGATGACGATGCTCAAATATACATCAGAAACGCCATTTTTGAGACCCTTTTCAGTTTCTATGTTTCTCCTATTTCTGATAATGAATCGAAGGAGTTGATTGTTCAG ATAGTAAAGAAGTCTGTCAGAATACCCAAGATGGCCCGGTACTTGGTTGAACAGTGTGGCCTGATCTCATGGTCATCCTGTCTTGTTTCATCTCTTTCTTGGAGTCAATGCAGAAGAAATTCGTCTGCTGAGTTGACTGTTATACTGGAG GCACTAAATGAAGTCGTTCTGTCGAGACACACTGTTGAGTGGATGCAGAAATATGCCTTGGAGCAGCTTGTGGAAATCTCGTGCAATCTATACAAGATGCTAATTGAAGGTGTTAAAATGCTTAAAGTAAACACTCAACTTGTTAAACTGATTCTACAAATATTGAGATCAGCATTGAGGATATCCCAAAAGAGGAAGGTATATCAACCACATTTCACCCTCTCCGTTGAGAGTTTACTTCAGTTAtgtgaagttgttgatgaatGCTGCGATGGAAGGCAAAATCTTGTTGCACAGATTGGACTCGAAGCTGTACTTATGAGCACTCCTCCAGTAAATATTTTGCGAATG GACCAGGAAAAGGTTGCCAAGTTTGTTAGCTGGGCGACTTTAACTGCTTTGCAGTCAAATATTGAAGAAGTCCATGCGCCGGAAAATTTTGCTTGCAATATGGGACTGCAATCCGAGGAAGAATCAGATGATTCTCTGATATCAAAGCTTGTTCGGTGGCTGGCTGCATCAGTGATTGTAGGAAAGCACTCCCTCAAATTCAGTAATTTGCACTTGTGTCATTCTTTTGACAGATCTAAGCTCAATAACCTGCTCTCTCTGATGGAGTGGAATGAGCAAAGATGTAGTGGTACCGACAGGACATTTCAATGTGCAGAAACTTTAGCCTCATCAATCTATTTTCTGCAACAGCTACAAAGCACAAACTATACAGTGCTTCCATCCGTCGTTTCTGCAATttgtcttcttctttcttctagTCTTTCCTCAGCAG AAACAGACATCTTAGCTTGTGATGCAAGTCAGTTGGCAACCCTCTTCTCCAAGATTAATTGTCCTGCTGAAGCTAATCCTGCCTGGAGATG GTCATTTTACCAGCCATGGAAAGATCACTCTTCTGAGCTCACTGATGCagaaaaattggaagaaaatcaGGCTTGTGAAATGCTTCTTGTTGTAATCTCAAAGTTGCTAGGAAGAAATTCATTACATTCGCACTTCATTTCCTTCCAGGATGTAGATAAGTTGGGTGTCTTTGACTGGGAAAGACGTGTCGTAAAACCTCAGTAA